The Microplitis demolitor isolate Queensland-Clemson2020A chromosome 8, iyMicDemo2.1a, whole genome shotgun sequence genome has a segment encoding these proteins:
- the LOC103576755 gene encoding transcription factor Sp4 isoform X5, with product MASAAKLKETAEEEQDPLQAQAQTQETQDQQQQQQQQLEQQVSQPQLRFLNASVLQQLQQHQQEVQQQQQQQVHQHGQPQVITLQQLQNFVPMSQQQHDQQRPQTISVQTLPQQFLQGAQLINSQAALQQQQQQQQHGQQQQPQAQQQPQQQQLSYSVIPQMQTVNIDGQDALFIPSSPMTSMAAHHQSSPTMQFTTASGQQVQLASQQVQLANGQTIITPQPVSLIRAPNVFPTSIIQNIGGQTVQLPTDSKATVDVSGQSVQVRPLQFPLQHVQQTVPVQIPVTTNNGQTIYQTVHFPIQALSNVFNMGPQMMPQITQQIPQMAQIITPNGQIQQVQIANLSQLQNLQGQQVAAQVAQQVAQQQAAQQQVVQQVAQHQTQQQVVQQQQQQQQVAAAQAQAQAQAQQQQQVQQVVQQVMQQQAQQQQAQQQQQQVQNQQAAASTPTSSTSWSTSVSTPGNVQVVGIGQLGRPNSNVITTKDGQKIELSTLTRPADGIENELKLTSLDASQLAAGQVIHIPSAQATQQTIQPITITGAQGQQLTLISASALTNLASPQGGMMRSINVGNGGIMQIQPGTGVNTPNGFLQSIPLQNIPGLSNVQVIPASALQPATVQTLPTGAGGTPIVTGQTVHLDSSDPTKWQILQTIQANGTIAPSTPAPQPQQQQQNTTTINNTGEGEPKQHRRRVACNCPNCSDGDRTRDITHKRQHICHIPGCNKVYGKTSHLRAHLRWHTGERPFVCSWVFCGKKFTRSDELQRHRRTHTGEKRFQCPECTKKFMRSDHLTKHIKTHTKIRSTLLHRRKKAHQIANLRAKIKL from the exons atggcTTCAGCGGCAAAACTCAAG GAAACAGCTGAAGAGGAACAAGATCCTCTGCAGGCACAAGCACAGACTCAAGAAACCCAGgatcagcagcagcaacagcagcagcagctaGAGCAGCAAGTGTCTCAACCTCAGTTACGGTTTCTCAATGCCAGTGTTCTCCAACAGTTGCAACAGCATCAGCAAGAAGtccagcagcagcaacagcagcaagTTCATCAACATGGACAACCCCAAGTCATCACACTCCAGCAGTTGCAGAATTTTGTCCCCATGTCCCAACAGCAGCATGACCAGCAGAGACCTCAAACTATTTCAGTACAAACTTTACCACAGCAATTTTTACAA gGTGCTCAGTTGATAAATAGCCAAGCAGCTctgcagcagcagcaacagcagcaacaacatgGACAGCAACAACAACCCCAAGCCCAACAGCAGCCACAGCAGCAGCAGTTGAGTTACAGTGTGATACCACAAATGCAGACAGTAAATATTGATGGCCAGGATGCACTTTTCATTCCGTCTTCGCCAATGACCTCGATGGCTGCTCATCACCAGTCATCGCCGACAATGCAATTCACAACAGCCAGTGGGCAACAGGTCCAGCTCGCATCTCAGCAAGTTCAGTTGGCAAATGGCCAGACAATTATCACTCCCCAGCCTGTCAGTTTAATCCGAGCACCAAATGTCTTTCCAACCTCGATTATCCAAAATATCGGGGGTCAAACAGTACAACTGCCTACAG ATTCCAAGGCAACCGTGGATGTTTCAGGACAAAGTGTTCAAGTAAGGCCACTGCAGTTTCCACTTCAGCATGTTCAGCAAACTGTGCCTGTACAAATACCAGTTACCACCAACAATGGACAGACAATATATCAGACGGTGCATTTTCCAATTCAAGCGCTGTCGAATGTTTTTAATATGGGTCCACAAATGATGCCACAAATAACCCAg caaaTTCCCCAGATGGCGCAAATAATAACACCTAATGGGCAAATCCAACAAGTTCAAATAGCAAATTTATCTCAGCTTCAAAATCTCCAAGGTCAGCAGGTTGCCGCGCAAGTTGCTCAACAAGTAGCACAGCAGCAAGCAGCTCAGCAACAAGTCGTACAGCAGGTTGCTCAGCATCAAACTCAACAACAGGTCGttcagcaacagcagcagcaacaacaggTCGCGGCAGCTCAAGCTCAGGCCCAAGCTCAAgcgcaacagcagcagcaagtCCAACAAGTAGTCCAGCAAGTTATGCAACAGCAAGCTCAGCAACAACAGGCacagcaacaacagcagcaagtTCAGAATCAACAGGCTGCTGCTTCAACACCAACATCGAGCACCAGTTGGTCAACATCCGTATCAACTCCCGGCAATGTCCAAGTTGTTGGTATTGGCCAACTTGGTAGACCAAACTCAAATGTGATAACGACTAAAGACGGACAAAAAATAGAACTGTCTACTCTAACGAGACCTGCTGACGGCATTGAAAACGAATTAAAGTTAACGAGTTTAGATGCGAGTCAATTGGCTGCCGGTCAAGTTATTCATATACCCTCGGCACAAGCTACACAACAGACAATCCAACCGATAACGATTACTGGCGCACAAGGTCAGCAGCTCACTCTCATATCAGCATCTGCACTGACGAATTTAGCATCTCCACAGGGAGGAATGATGCGGAGTATAAATGTTGGGAATGGTGGAATAATGCAGATTCAACCAGGAACCGGCGTCAATACACCCAATGGATTTTTACAGTCGATACCTCTGCAAAATATACCCGGGCTAAGTAACGTTCAAGTTATTCCAGCAAGTGCTTTACAACCTGCTACTGTTCAAACACTGCCAACTGGCGCTGGTGGAACTCCGATTGTAACCGGTCAGACTGTTCATCTGGACTCCAGTGATCCAACAAAATGGCAAATACTGCAAACCATTCAAGCTAATGGCACGATAGCTCCATCTACTCCAGCTCCACAGccacaacagcagcagcaaaaCACCACGACAATAAATAACACCGGAGAAGGTGAACCCAAACAGCATCGACGACGTGTTGCTTGTAATTGTCCTAATTGCAGTGACGGTGATAGGACACGTGATATAACGCATAAACGTCAGCACATTTGTCACATTCCTGGTTGCAATAAAGTATACGGAAAGACAAGTCACTTGAGAGCTCACCTCAGGTGGCACACTGGAGAACGTCCTTTTGTGTGCAGTTGGGTCTTCTGCGGGAAAAAATTCACCAGGTCTGACGAATTGCAGAGGCACAGAAGAACCCACACTGGAGAAAAGAGGTTCCAGTGTCCTGAATGTACAAAGAAATTCATGCGCTCTGATCATCTTACAAAGCACATCAAAACGCATACTAAAATACGGAGCACC CTGCTACATCGACGCAAGAAGGCTCATCAGATAGCCAATCTTCGAGcgaagataaaattataa